Part of the Gemmatimonadota bacterium genome, TTCCCGTGGGCCGCGTGCAGCAGCCGGGAATCCCCGATGACCAGGTCGCCGGCCCGGACCGGCACGTCAACCTCGCCTGGGGCGGCCCGGTACGCCGGGTGGTCGGGATCGGCCATGGACCGCAGCTCGTCCGTGTGGGCCTCGTCAACGTATTGATGGAGGGTATGGCGGTTCAGGTGGGATCCGGCGATCGCCCGGAGGCAGCCGTTGTAGTGGTCGGTATTCACCAGATAGTACATCAGGAAGACTTGCTGCGGCGGAGGTTCGTAGCTGCAGGGATCGTCCCATCCCCACCAGTCCTGGTGCCAGAACAGCGCCGGGCTCCGGGGCGGCTTGCTGATGACGAACCCGGAAGACCATGTGGGGCGGTCGAACCCGAGGTCGGCCAGCGCCTTGAGCGCCGGAGGATAGGAGACCAACTCGGCGAAGAACACGTCGTCGAAGACGCTGATCATGCTGCCGGTGGACTTCTGCTGTTCGAAATGGGACGGGTCCTGGGCGTCGAGCAAGCGGTCGGACACGCTTCTCACTCGTTCCAGCATGTCGGGTCGAAGCACCTGTTCCACTACGCAGAATCCGTCTCTCAAAAGCTGGTCGTACTTGTCCTGCACCGCCCTTTCCGCCATGATCTTCCTCCTGCTCCTGCCTTAGTTTACAGCGGCGCCGCGATGGAAGGACTGATGAACCCATGGCCGCGCCCCGTTCTGGCCGCGACGGATTCCGCTCGCCGTTCCGTCACACGTTGGTCTCGATCAACTGGATGCTGTGGGGATCCAGGCGGGTGTAATCCACGACCTCGAACCGGTTGCCGTCGACGTCGGTGAGCAAAAGCCGCGTGTCCGACGCCCAGTGGGTGTTCTCGTGGCCGCGGATGACGAACTCGCGCTTGCCCCGGTCGGTCATGACGTCCCAGTAGGTGACGCCGTATTCCATCTGTATGGAGTTTATACGTTCGATCGTCGCGCGAAGATAACGGTGAGCAAGTTCTTCCTCTATGACGCTACGCGAAGTTTCATCCAGATCGTTCATGTTCCGAATGAAGGCCACTTCCTCGTTCTTGATGTCCAGCAGCGACACGTACTGATCAGTGTGGGCCAGGGGCGAGGCCTGAACCGGCCGGACGCGGATGTAGGACCGCTCGTCGCGGACCGTCATGCGCACCGTGTTCTTAGGCGCGCGGAAGACCCGGATCTCGTGGGGCTGGTAGGGTTCGACGGGGGCGTTCTCTATTCCTGTTTCGAATTCAAAGGTATCCGGCGCGTCCACGCCAGGTTCATCCGGCATCTCGATCTCCCTGTTCAGTTTGTATGTCCGTTGGCGCCGCGGTTCGGGTCGGCCTTGCCTCCGCCCACGGCCATGACCGCGGTGCTCGCCCGTTGGGTTTCGACCATGCGGTAGAAGTGGCCCTTCATGTCCAGCAGTTCCTCATGGGTGCCCGTCTCCACGATCCGTCCCGCATCCAGCACCACCAGCCGGTCCGCCCGCCGCAGGGTCGAGAGCCGGTGGGCGATGGCGAAGGTCGTCCGGCCCTTCACGAGATTGGCGATGGCCTCCTGGATGAGCTTCTCCGTGTGGGTGTCCACCGAGGAGGTGGCCTCGTCCAGGACCAGGATGCGGGGGTCGTGGATGATGGCCCGCGCGATAGCGATCCGTTGCTTTTCTCCCCCCGAAAGTTCCTTTCCGTTCTCGCCGATCTGCGTGTCGTACCCGTCGGGCTTCGCGCAGATGAAATCGTGGGCGTTCGCGGTCCGGGCCGCCCGCATGATCTGTTCGAACGAGGCATCGGGACTGCTGTAGCGGATGTTCTCCGCGATGGAGCCGCTGAAGAAATACGAGTCCTGCAGCACGACGCCGATCTGCCTTCGCAGGTCTTCCAGACCGATGTCCCGGATCGGCACGCCGTCAATCATCAGGCCGCCTTCGTCGATATCGTAGAACCGGCAGAGCAGGTTGGTCATCGTCGTCTTGCCCGAACCGGACTTGCCCACCAGCCCGATCATCTCGCCGGGCTGCACGTGGAGGCTGATGTCGTGGAGGACGGGCTTGCCGGCCTCGTAGGCGAAGGTCACGCCTTCGAATTCCACTTCGCCCTTCATGTCCTTCATCTCGACCGGGTCGTCCAG contains:
- a CDS encoding phytanoyl-CoA dioxygenase family protein gives rise to the protein MAERAVQDKYDQLLRDGFCVVEQVLRPDMLERVRSVSDRLLDAQDPSHFEQQKSTGSMISVFDDVFFAELVSYPPALKALADLGFDRPTWSSGFVISKPPRSPALFWHQDWWGWDDPCSYEPPPQQVFLMYYLVNTDHYNGCLRAIAGSHLNRHTLHQYVDEAHTDELRSMADPDHPAYRAAPGEVDVPVRAGDLVIGDSRLLHAAHGNKSDQRRTVITLWYIPLYHGLPGRIKAYLARHPRPDTWVEATRGELKPLTAVYDGEEEPIGWNRTPGVALK
- a CDS encoding DUF1854 domain-containing protein, yielding MPDEPGVDAPDTFEFETGIENAPVEPYQPHEIRVFRAPKNTVRMTVRDERSYIRVRPVQASPLAHTDQYVSLLDIKNEEVAFIRNMNDLDETSRSVIEEELAHRYLRATIERINSIQMEYGVTYWDVMTDRGKREFVIRGHENTHWASDTRLLLTDVDGNRFEVVDYTRLDPHSIQLIETNV